CGCAGTCCGTGATCCTCATGGCCGTCGTCGTGGCCCTCACCGTGATCCAGTTCCGCTTCATCGAGCGGCGGGTCCACTACTGAGGTCGTCCATGGTTGAACGTCGCGGCTGGCTTACGATCTTCTCCCACGTCTCGCTGGTGCTCTGCATCGCGGTCCTGGCGCTGCCGATCTACGTGACCTTCGTGGCCTCGACCACGACCATGGACGAGATCGTCAGCCCGCCGCTGCCGCTGATCCCCGGCGGCCAGCTCTTCGAGAACTACCGCGAGGCGCTGAACCGCGGCGTCACCCAGCTCGCCAGCGTCCCGGTCGCCCTCATGATGTGGAACTCGCTGGTCATGGCGCTGTCGATCGCGGTCGGCAAGATCGCGATCTCGATCCTCTCGGCCTATGCCATCGTCTATTTCCGCTTTCCCTTCCGGATGCTGTGCTTCTGGACCATCTTCGTCACCCTCATGCTGCCGGTCGAGGTGCGCATCCTGCCGACCTTCGAGGTCGCGGCCGACCTGGGCCTGCTCAACAACTACGCCGGCCTCAGCGTGCCGCTGATCGCCTCAGCGACCGCGACCTTCCTGTTCCGGCAGTTCTTCCTCACGGTGCCCGACGAGCTGGTCGAGGCAGCGCGCACTGACGGCGCAGGACCCTTGCGCTTCTTCTGGGACATCCTGCTGCCGCTGTCGCGCACCAACATCGCGGCGCTCTTCGTCATCCTCTTCATCTTCGGCTGGAACCAGTACCTCTGGCCGCTGCTGATCACCACCGAGGCCGAGATGACCACCATCGTGATCGGCATCAACCAGATGATCGCGCCGGGCGAAGACCAGACCAACTGGCCGGTGGTCATGGCCACCACCATGCTGGCCATGCTGCCGCCGATCCTGGTCGTGGTCTGCATGCAGAGGCTCTTCGTCAAGGGCCTGGTCGAGACGGAGAAGTAGGGACATGGCTGCGGTCGAGCTTCTGGACGTGCGCAAGGTCTTCGGCAAGGTCGACGTCATCCACGGCGTCGACTGCGCCATCGCCGACGGCG
This window of the Kiloniellales bacterium genome carries:
- the ugpE gene encoding sn-glycerol-3-phosphate ABC transporter permease UgpE produces the protein MVERRGWLTIFSHVSLVLCIAVLALPIYVTFVASTTTMDEIVSPPLPLIPGGQLFENYREALNRGVTQLASVPVALMMWNSLVMALSIAVGKIAISILSAYAIVYFRFPFRMLCFWTIFVTLMLPVEVRILPTFEVAADLGLLNNYAGLSVPLIASATATFLFRQFFLTVPDELVEAARTDGAGPLRFFWDILLPLSRTNIAALFVILFIFGWNQYLWPLLITTEAEMTTIVIGINQMIAPGEDQTNWPVVMATTMLAMLPPILVVVCMQRLFVKGLVETEK